The following coding sequences are from one Halobacteriovorax sp. JY17 window:
- a CDS encoding CinA family nicotinamide mononucleotide deamidase-related protein: MNCALLIIGDELLAGRTRDLNGYWLSKFLPSVGLKLTQIKIVNDSEEAIKTSLDDLFKKVDIVMTSGGLGPTKDDVTKNIIASYFKKDLVSNEESIALIHQLYAKFDREWNTEKNAYHFFPEGFELLDNLNGYAPGLFFHENGKTILSAPGVPREFSSMVENAFLPKLKTIYTSDNFKEMEFFSIRTRGVPEETIFGELCPTLWDDLSSIAKISSLPHLLGIDIVLYFSPSERDEIIRKAKAIIERTELKSHVWQYGNLELPELIVSEATEKSLTIGFAESCTGGLTSSKITDVSGASKIFYGSIICYANSVKTNLLKVDPKTLESFGAVSVECAKEMALGTLSATGCDIAISFTGIAGPGGGSPTKPVGTVGIGWATKTQNSSKILHHKGDREALKERFCRSGLFKLLDLIREH; encoded by the coding sequence ATGAATTGCGCTCTCTTAATTATTGGCGACGAGCTCTTGGCAGGAAGAACGAGAGACCTAAACGGTTACTGGCTCTCAAAGTTTCTCCCATCTGTTGGGCTAAAGCTTACTCAAATAAAAATTGTTAATGACTCCGAAGAAGCGATTAAGACCTCTCTCGATGATCTCTTTAAAAAAGTCGATATTGTGATGACTAGCGGTGGGCTAGGGCCAACGAAAGATGATGTGACCAAGAATATTATTGCGAGCTACTTCAAAAAAGATCTTGTTTCAAATGAAGAATCTATTGCTCTCATTCATCAGCTCTACGCAAAATTTGATAGAGAGTGGAATACAGAAAAGAACGCCTACCACTTCTTTCCAGAAGGGTTTGAACTCTTAGATAATTTAAATGGCTACGCCCCAGGACTATTCTTTCACGAAAATGGAAAAACTATTTTAAGTGCTCCAGGAGTTCCAAGAGAATTCTCCTCTATGGTAGAAAATGCTTTTCTTCCAAAACTTAAAACTATTTATACTTCAGATAATTTTAAAGAAATGGAATTCTTCTCTATTAGAACAAGAGGTGTTCCAGAAGAAACTATTTTTGGAGAACTCTGCCCGACACTATGGGATGATCTCTCGTCCATAGCAAAGATAAGCTCTCTTCCACACCTACTTGGAATTGATATTGTTCTCTACTTCTCTCCAAGTGAGAGAGATGAAATTATAAGAAAGGCAAAGGCAATTATTGAAAGGACAGAACTTAAAAGTCATGTCTGGCAGTATGGAAATTTAGAACTTCCTGAACTCATTGTAAGTGAGGCCACTGAAAAGAGCCTTACTATCGGCTTTGCAGAATCTTGTACAGGAGGATTAACTTCTTCAAAAATTACGGACGTCTCAGGAGCTTCAAAAATTTTCTACGGCTCAATTATTTGTTACGCAAATTCAGTTAAGACAAATCTCTTAAAGGTTGACCCAAAGACTTTAGAAAGTTTTGGTGCCGTAAGCGTTGAGTGTGCTAAAGAAATGGCCCTTGGAACTTTAAGTGCGACCGGTTGTGATATCGCCATTTCATTTACTGGAATTGCTGGTCCCGGCGGTGGAAGCCCGACGAAACCAGTCGGAACAGTGGGAATTGGCTGGGCAACGAAAACTCAAAATTCTTCAAAAATTCTTCATCACAAGGGTGACCGCGAAGCTTTAAAAGAGAGATTTTGTCGAAGCGGCCTCTTTAAATTACTCGATCTCATTAGAGAACACTAA
- a CDS encoding FAD-dependent protein: MSKRIQFVLDFEEDVEIYLKKRHPKMVDYRILSKALDARGSNRGKRPRYNYNIEIIAEGEKFSGKSEEFTNLGEFKHKPIIIGAGPGGLFCALRLAEYGIPSIVIERGERAHKRMKHIARFWRYGEFNTENNVCYGEGGAGLFSDGKLITRVKSPYVQYVMNRLVDFGAPKETAYVSNPHLGSNKIRMLINKISDSLVESGCEIYYNTKVDELIYEGDKVTGVKLSDGKILHSDKVVLATGHSAKEMYEHLEEHGVSMAHKDFSVGVRIEHPRELIDKIQYGDFAGTYLGAARYRLSYENKSTDKGTYSFCMCPGGYVLSSGTDADGIVVNGMSNYARNSRWSNSALVVSVKGGVDFKTDKPLSGLDFQRDIEKKAFEVSSELASGKELPSQTLRDFLDGNIGKTALPKTSTPSGIVEAQLSTVLPEFITNHLRDALLQFDQRMSGFVSKNALLLAPETRTSAPVTILRDRETLESTSHKGLYPCGEGAGHAGGITSAAVDGVRIAMSMLELEKGFSPK; this comes from the coding sequence ATGTCCAAAAGAATACAATTTGTCCTCGATTTCGAAGAGGACGTGGAAATTTATCTAAAAAAGCGCCATCCCAAGATGGTTGATTATAGAATACTCTCTAAGGCCCTAGATGCCAGAGGTTCTAATCGCGGCAAGAGACCGCGCTACAATTACAATATAGAAATTATCGCAGAAGGGGAGAAATTCTCTGGAAAATCAGAAGAGTTTACTAACCTCGGAGAGTTTAAGCATAAGCCAATCATCATTGGGGCTGGTCCTGGAGGATTATTTTGTGCTTTAAGATTGGCCGAGTATGGAATCCCATCAATTGTTATTGAAAGAGGGGAGCGCGCCCATAAGAGAATGAAGCATATCGCTCGCTTTTGGCGCTACGGTGAATTCAATACAGAGAATAATGTCTGCTACGGCGAAGGTGGTGCAGGCCTCTTTAGTGACGGAAAATTAATTACGAGAGTGAAGTCTCCTTATGTTCAATATGTGATGAATCGCTTAGTGGATTTTGGTGCCCCAAAGGAAACTGCCTATGTTTCAAATCCTCACTTAGGTTCAAATAAAATTCGAATGCTAATCAATAAGATTAGTGACTCTCTAGTAGAGTCAGGCTGCGAGATTTACTATAATACAAAAGTAGATGAGCTCATTTACGAAGGTGATAAAGTCACAGGTGTAAAGCTTAGCGATGGGAAGATTCTTCATTCTGATAAAGTTGTTCTGGCCACTGGTCACTCAGCAAAAGAGATGTATGAGCACCTTGAAGAACACGGTGTTTCTATGGCCCACAAAGACTTCTCTGTAGGAGTTCGAATTGAACATCCAAGAGAGCTTATAGATAAGATTCAGTACGGAGACTTTGCCGGAACTTACTTAGGGGCTGCCAGATATCGCCTTAGCTATGAAAATAAGTCCACGGATAAGGGAACTTATAGCTTCTGTATGTGTCCAGGGGGATACGTTCTCTCTTCTGGTACAGATGCCGACGGTATTGTTGTCAATGGAATGAGTAATTATGCTAGAAATTCTAGATGGTCTAATTCGGCCCTCGTCGTTTCAGTGAAAGGCGGCGTAGATTTTAAAACAGATAAGCCTTTGAGTGGATTAGACTTTCAAAGAGATATTGAAAAGAAGGCCTTTGAAGTTTCTAGTGAGCTAGCTTCTGGGAAAGAGCTTCCTTCTCAAACGCTTAGAGATTTTCTGGATGGAAATATTGGAAAGACTGCTCTTCCAAAGACTTCAACTCCTTCAGGAATTGTGGAAGCTCAGCTCAGTACTGTTCTTCCTGAATTTATTACAAATCATCTAAGAGACGCTCTCTTACAATTTGATCAGAGAATGAGTGGATTTGTTTCTAAGAATGCATTATTACTAGCGCCAGAGACTAGAACCTCAGCTCCTGTAACAATTCTTCGAGATAGAGAGACTTTGGAGTCAACTTCTCATAAAGGACTTTATCCTTGTGGTGAGGGGGCTGGTCATGCTGGAGGAATCACTTCAGCTGCTGTTGATGGTGTTCGAATCGCTATGAGCATGCTTGAGCTCGAAAAAGGTTTTTCTCCAAAATAA